A DNA window from Ranitomeya imitator isolate aRanImi1 chromosome 2, aRanImi1.pri, whole genome shotgun sequence contains the following coding sequences:
- the LOC138666435 gene encoding gastrula zinc finger protein XlCGF17.1-like, with the protein MWEITHSGDRPFSCSECGKCLNTKAHLDYHQRIHTGEKPFSCSECGKCYNRKDLLVRHQRTHTGENHQRTHTREKPFSCSECGKCFNRKQHLIRHQSSHTEEKPL; encoded by the exons atgtgggaaat aactcacTCAGGGGAcagacctttttcatgttcagaatgtgggaaatgtttgaacacgaaagcgcatcttgattaccaccagagaattcacacaggggagaagcctttttcctgttcagaatgtgggaaatgttataatcGGAAAGAtcttcttgttagacaccagagaacccacacaggggagaa tcaccagagaactcacacaagggagaagcctttttcctgttcagaatgtgggaaatgctttaatcGGAAACAgcatcttattagacatcagagcagtcacacagaggagaagcctttatga